The following proteins are encoded in a genomic region of Plasmodium vivax scf_6732 genomic scaffold, whole genome shotgun sequence:
- a CDS encoding variable surface protein Vir12-related (encoded by transcript PVX_022185A): MATTEWDQTFSDLPAYKKYGEFNLYDINDRDGICEKFGVTEDKANKFCKRAVTILKKINDTHNDDKRNDECVYFQHWFSDQVRKNFSNNDKYFSNYELSNNLFDAINYFNYNYITDKKYRCYASRNAESVKAEKDLHDYFRNVDYINCKDKGYGACEIVYNYVNYINDLYKKRKENNLCCYLANGEVEPECSHYFSCDKSSNPEILLAELRRQMNLISSGQSNRITVNERVKAYNTEGGYPDSSSYGLSVFKQFKPQDFYTLNESLLRSRRLHNGLILTGMIGVFLGLILYIRSHSAKLWKKKRRAENLRSYMSDVSSNYSSATSETGSEYTPSNSGESSMYLSYQSSQSSL, encoded by the exons ATGGCAACTACTGAATGG GATCAAACATTTAGTGATCTTCCtgcatacaaaaaatatggagAATTTAATTTGTATGATATTAATGACAGAGATGGAATTTGTGAGAAATTTGGAGTAACTGAGGATAAAGctaataaattttgtaaacGAGCTGTaactattttgaaaaaaataaatgacacTCACAATGACGATAAACGTAATGATGAATGCGTTTATTTCCAGCATTGGTTCAGTGATCAAgtaaggaaaaattttagtAATAACGATAAGTATTTTAGTAATTATGAACTTTCTAATAACCTTTTCGATGCAATAaactattttaattataattatataacagATAAGAAATATAGATGTTATGCTTCACGTAATGCGGAAAGTGTTAAAGCTGAGAAAGATTTGCATGATTATTTTAGAAACGTTGATTATATTAACTGCAAAGATAAGGGTTATGGAGCGTGCGAGATTgtttataattatgttaattatattaatgatttatataaGAAACGCAAAGAAAATAACTTATGCTGTTACCTTGCAAATGGTGAGGTGGAACCTGAATGTAGCCATTATTTTAGTTGTGATAAAAGCTCTAACCCGGAAATTTTATTAGCTGAATTAAGAAGACAAATGAATCTAATAAGTTCAGGACAATCTAATCGAATAACCGTGAATGAAAGAGTAAAGGCATATAATACTGAAGGTGGCTATCCAGATAGTAGTAGTTATGGTTTATCTGTATTTAAACAGTTCAAACCTCAGGATTTTTATACATTGAATGAAAGTTTATTACGAAGCCGTAGATTGCACAACGGTCTTATACTTACTGGAATGATAGGAGTATTTCTCGGTTTAATATTGTACATTAGA tcCCATTCTGCAAAgctatggaaaaaaaaaagaagagcggAAAATTTAAGAAGTTATATGAGTGATGTTAGTTCAAATTACTCAAGCGCAACATCAGAGACTGGTTCAGAATACACCCCATCAAATTCGGGAGAAAGTAGTATGTACCTTTCATATCAATCTTCACAAAGCTCATTGTGA